The nucleotide sequence CACGCCTTTCTCTCTTTTAAAGAACACGATGTGGTCATTCCCATGACAGTGTTAGAAGAGCTCGATTATATAAAAGACAGTAAAAAAGACGTGGCTCGTGATGCCAGGGTATCAATTCGCGCAATGGAAGATTTGCTACATGATGCCACACCGGAAGAAATGTTAGCGGGAGTCACGATGGAAGGCATGGGAGCGGGTTCTACCGCGCCCTCGGGAAGCCTCTCCATTTTCACTGATCTGAATATGGCGGAAACCCAGCAGGTTTTTACTAGCAATGAAAATGACAACCGCATTATCAATGTGGCGTTACATCTGCAAAAGACATTCGCGCCTCAGCAGGTGGTGTTGGTAACGAAAGACTTAAATATGCGCTTGAAAGCAAAAGGCGCAGGCTTAGCTCACGTTGAGGACTACCGAACCGATCAATTAATTACTGATATCAAATATCTGTCCCGAGGCTTTCATCAGTTCGAAGGCAATTTTTGGGATGCGGTTAAAAGTGTAGATAGCCGAACAGAAGGGCGTGACACCATTCACACGGTACCAAAATCTATGTTGCCAGAAGCCTACGTCAACGAGTTCTTACTGGACGACAGCAAACATTTTGCCGGGTTAGTGGAGGCTGTTAATCAGGACTCCCTTGAAATACTCGATTTAGGCTATGAGCGATTAATGAGTCGCCATGCCTGGGGCATTACGCCCAAAAATATAGGCCAGGCTATGG is from Alteromonas australica and encodes:
- a CDS encoding PhoH family protein, whose product is MPKRNSSDTKIYVLDTNILLHEPHAFLSFKEHDVVIPMTVLEELDYIKDSKKDVARDARVSIRAMEDLLHDATPEEMLAGVTMEGMGAGSTAPSGSLSIFTDLNMAETQQVFTSNENDNRIINVALHLQKTFAPQQVVLVTKDLNMRLKAKGAGLAHVEDYRTDQLITDIKYLSRGFHQFEGNFWDAVKSVDSRTEGRDTIHTVPKSMLPEAYVNEFLLDDSKHFAGLVEAVNQDSLEILDLGYERLMSRHAWGITPKNIGQAMALHALLDPHIDLVVLTGPAGSGKTLLALAAALEMVVERNMYDKIIVTRSTPEIAESIGFLPGTEEEKMLPWLAAITDSLEVLHKHDENTKGSMNYIMEKANIQYKSVNFMRGRSIQNSIVILDESQNLTASQLKTIITRCGEGTKIIVGGNLAQIDSNYLSAVTSGLTYLVEKFKYFSGSATINLDGVVRSRLASFAEENL